A stretch of the Methylocystis iwaonis genome encodes the following:
- a CDS encoding amidohydrolase family protein: protein MTSPKLTRHVVDMRARPSFLHPFFGADPSSPEFETVRWVNRRLGSRDIDHFARSPDLPSFLKEIEQASIDVAIMVGRSTPQVRISNDALSELSQLSAGRLLGVGSVDPQALPGDEAVREVRRCLDSLQLIGINVDPGFYGRPIAHDDETLFPIYATCEMENAPVFLMSGPTTPDLRHNDPLAVDRVARAFPNLPLICCHAFYPQIDAMLGVAFRHENVFVSPDMYLFAPGGERYAEAANGFLSDQLLFGSSYPFRSIEQSIADLAGLRLQDEIAEKVAWRNAVRVLGLDMT from the coding sequence ATGACATCACCAAAATTGACGCGGCATGTCGTGGACATGCGCGCGCGGCCCTCTTTCCTTCATCCATTCTTCGGAGCGGATCCGTCTTCCCCGGAATTCGAGACAGTTCGTTGGGTAAATCGGCGCTTGGGCTCGAGGGATATAGACCACTTCGCGCGGTCGCCTGATTTGCCATCGTTCCTAAAGGAGATCGAGCAGGCGTCGATTGACGTCGCCATCATGGTCGGCCGAAGCACGCCGCAGGTGCGAATTTCGAACGATGCACTTTCGGAATTATCGCAGCTCTCGGCGGGCCGTCTTCTTGGCGTTGGTTCGGTTGACCCCCAAGCGCTTCCAGGCGACGAGGCAGTTCGAGAGGTTCGCCGCTGTTTGGATTCCCTGCAGTTGATCGGCATCAATGTGGATCCCGGTTTTTACGGTCGGCCGATCGCTCATGACGATGAGACGCTCTTTCCGATCTATGCGACTTGCGAAATGGAGAATGCGCCGGTGTTTTTGATGTCGGGTCCGACTACACCCGATTTGCGGCACAATGATCCGCTCGCTGTCGACCGGGTGGCGAGAGCTTTTCCCAACCTCCCGCTCATCTGCTGCCATGCCTTCTATCCGCAGATCGATGCGATGCTTGGCGTGGCGTTTCGGCATGAAAATGTCTTTGTTTCCCCGGACATGTATCTCTTTGCGCCGGGTGGCGAGCGTTATGCCGAGGCTGCAAATGGATTTCTGAGCGACCAGCTTCTGTTCGGGTCGTCTTACCCGTTCCGATCGATCGAGCAGAGCATCGCGGATTTAGCGGGGCTTCGTCTGCAAGATGAAATTGCAGAGAAGGTTGCATGGCGCAACGCTGTCCGAGTCCTGGGCCTCGATATGACATAG
- the ssuD gene encoding FMNH2-dependent alkanesulfonate monooxygenase, translating to MEILWYIPTHGDSRYLGAEEGARTANFEYNQQIAIAADNLGYYGVLIPSGRSCEDPWIVASSLISSTRNLRFLVALRPGLMQAALAARMTATLDRLSQGRLLINLVAGGDPEELAGDGLFLDHAQRYALSAEFVDAWNEILRASHEEGSVNFQGEFVSIKGGKLLFPPVQQPRPPLYFGGSSAPAHDLAARSVDAYLTWGEPPAAVAEKIADVKARAANYGRTLRFGVRLHVIVRETEEEAWQAAEQLISRLDDEAVQSALSTFERMDSVGQQRMLQLRKGAGRAREDLEVSPNLWAGVGLKRGGAGTALVGNPDQVEARLREYQALGVDSFVLSGYPHLEEAYRFAELLFPRFGISPRGVLPGRKITGPFGSIAATAKTPPAAAQSAAV from the coding sequence ATGGAAATATTGTGGTACATTCCGACGCATGGCGACTCTCGGTATCTCGGCGCGGAGGAAGGCGCCCGAACGGCAAACTTTGAATACAACCAGCAAATTGCAATCGCAGCTGATAATCTGGGCTACTATGGCGTTTTGATCCCGAGCGGTCGCTCATGTGAAGATCCTTGGATTGTAGCGTCTAGCCTCATCAGCTCGACTCGAAACCTTCGGTTCCTTGTCGCGCTGCGACCTGGCCTCATGCAAGCAGCGCTCGCCGCGCGTATGACGGCGACGCTAGATCGTCTCTCGCAGGGTCGGCTGCTAATCAATCTCGTGGCTGGCGGCGATCCGGAGGAACTCGCAGGAGACGGCCTGTTTTTGGATCATGCGCAACGCTATGCCCTCTCCGCTGAATTCGTCGACGCCTGGAATGAAATCTTACGCGCCAGCCACGAGGAGGGTAGCGTGAACTTTCAGGGCGAGTTCGTCTCGATTAAAGGAGGTAAGCTCCTATTCCCGCCGGTACAGCAGCCAAGGCCGCCCCTTTACTTCGGAGGTTCGTCGGCGCCGGCGCATGATCTCGCCGCCCGATCGGTGGACGCTTACCTCACATGGGGCGAGCCTCCGGCCGCGGTTGCTGAGAAAATTGCGGACGTCAAGGCGCGCGCGGCGAATTATGGGCGCACCTTGCGCTTCGGGGTCCGCCTGCATGTGATTGTCAGGGAAACGGAAGAAGAAGCTTGGCAAGCCGCTGAGCAATTGATCAGTCGGCTTGACGACGAGGCGGTTCAAAGCGCTCTCTCGACCTTCGAACGCATGGACTCCGTGGGTCAGCAACGGATGTTGCAATTGCGGAAAGGGGCAGGCCGTGCGCGGGAGGATCTCGAGGTCAGTCCAAACCTCTGGGCCGGCGTAGGCCTGAAGCGCGGCGGCGCCGGGACGGCCCTCGTCGGAAATCCCGATCAGGTTGAGGCCCGGCTGCGCGAGTATCAAGCGCTCGGCGTCGATAGCTTTGTGCTGTCGGGCTATCCTCATTTGGAAGAAGCCTATCGGTTTGCCGAATTACTTTTCCCGAGGTTCGGAATCAGCCCTCGTGGGGTTCTGCCGGGTCGCAAAATTACCGGCCCGTTCGGAAGCATCGCCGCGACCGCCAAGACCCCGCCCGCCGCGGCGCAATCGGCCGCGGTATAA
- a CDS encoding acyl-CoA dehydrogenase family protein, which produces MTRCSSRDAREEAAILDKLLFVLATTAAERDREGGTAKRERDFIRESGLLQLSIPKKLGGAGADWIDIFEIVRRIAAVDSSLAHLFAFHHLMIATLQFFGSAEQAGKLMECSARENWFWGNALNPKDTRLKLWADAGGFRLDGEKSFCSGATDSDMLIVSAHDVDGKLKVAAFPTQRAGVTVHDDWDNMGQRQTDSGSVSFSNVGVTSDELLLSPGPLGSPFGALRPCLAQLILVNIYTGLARGALSEAIAYIRGLPTDGAARIGSDPFNLHTLGELTAQVKAAEALASNAVAAFQHAWSRGDSISADERGALAIEIASAKVVGSRAALDVGSRVFDVMGARATTARLRLDRFWRNARTHTLHDPLDHKLKEIGDWALNRVYPTPSFYS; this is translated from the coding sequence ATGACAAGATGTTCGAGCCGCGACGCCCGCGAAGAAGCGGCGATCCTCGACAAGCTTCTCTTCGTTTTAGCGACGACGGCTGCCGAGCGCGATCGTGAAGGCGGGACGGCGAAGCGCGAACGCGATTTCATTCGTGAAAGCGGGTTGCTGCAACTGTCGATTCCGAAGAAACTCGGGGGGGCTGGCGCCGATTGGATCGACATTTTCGAGATCGTCAGAAGGATCGCCGCGGTCGACAGTTCGCTCGCGCATCTCTTTGCGTTTCATCATCTCATGATCGCGACGCTGCAATTTTTCGGCTCTGCCGAACAGGCCGGAAAGCTGATGGAGTGCAGCGCGCGAGAGAATTGGTTTTGGGGCAATGCGCTCAATCCGAAGGATACGCGCCTCAAGTTGTGGGCGGACGCAGGCGGATTCCGGCTCGACGGCGAAAAGAGCTTTTGCTCGGGCGCAACTGACTCTGACATGCTGATCGTTTCCGCGCATGATGTGGATGGCAAACTCAAAGTGGCCGCCTTCCCGACGCAGCGAGCGGGAGTTACCGTTCATGATGATTGGGACAATATGGGACAACGGCAGACCGATAGCGGCTCGGTTTCCTTCTCGAATGTCGGCGTGACTTCGGACGAATTGCTCCTTTCGCCCGGGCCGCTCGGTTCGCCCTTTGGCGCCTTGCGGCCCTGTCTGGCCCAGCTCATTCTCGTCAACATCTACACGGGACTCGCGCGTGGCGCGCTCAGTGAAGCAATTGCATATATCCGTGGCCTGCCCACGGACGGCGCCGCTCGCATCGGTTCGGATCCGTTCAACCTGCATACGCTCGGTGAACTCACGGCGCAGGTCAAAGCTGCGGAAGCGCTTGCCAGCAACGCGGTGGCCGCCTTTCAACATGCATGGTCGAGGGGCGACTCCATCTCGGCCGATGAGCGGGGCGCGCTGGCGATTGAGATCGCCAGCGCAAAAGTCGTCGGCTCGCGCGCGGCGCTCGATGTCGGCAGCCGTGTGTTCGATGTGATGGGCGCTAGAGCGACGACGGCGCGTCTTCGGCTGGACCGCTTCTGGCGTAATGCGCGAACGCATACGTTGCACGATCCGCTCGATCACAAACTCAAGGAAATCGGCGATTGGGCGCTGAATCGCGTCTATCCAACGCCTTCCTTTTATTCCTAA
- the ribA gene encoding GTP cyclohydrolase II, producing MTFSTIEQAIEAQRLGRFVVVVDDETRENEGDLVLPAEKMTPEAMAFLVRHSSGVVCVAMPNEWADRLELPLMVPRSGDAHGTAFTVSVDLQGSTTGISASERSATVRALGSSAGGADSFLRPGHVFPLRRHPDGILGRPGHTEAASELASLAGFAPVGALCEIIRDDGEMARRPELVEFAKRHELPIITVNDLVAYRQKQNERPTRISVSRLPTRYGDFTTHVFRAADGAEHLSIVMGPVEGDGTLVRMHSECLTGDLLGSLRCDCGSQLNLALERIAREGRGVLIYLRGHEGRGIGLTQKLRAYELQDQGADTVDANLMLGLPVDARNYGAAAGILTLLGVTSVRLMTNNPAKTEALTSLGVAIKEVVSLHAAATHENIRYLETKNRRMRHQLDLTRLTPSAAARLQNA from the coding sequence ATGACGTTTTCGACAATTGAGCAAGCTATCGAGGCGCAACGGCTCGGGCGATTTGTCGTCGTTGTGGACGACGAAACGCGCGAGAACGAGGGTGATCTTGTCCTCCCTGCCGAGAAAATGACGCCGGAAGCAATGGCGTTTCTCGTTCGTCATTCGAGTGGCGTCGTCTGCGTCGCCATGCCGAACGAATGGGCGGACCGCTTGGAACTTCCATTGATGGTTCCTCGGAGCGGCGACGCGCATGGCACTGCCTTTACGGTCTCGGTCGATCTTCAGGGCTCTACAACTGGCATCTCCGCGAGCGAAAGGAGCGCCACCGTGCGCGCGCTTGGCTCGTCGGCGGGAGGAGCTGACAGTTTCCTGCGTCCAGGCCATGTCTTTCCTCTGCGGCGACACCCTGATGGGATCCTCGGTCGCCCCGGTCATACAGAGGCGGCCAGCGAACTCGCCTCCCTCGCCGGATTCGCGCCCGTTGGCGCACTCTGTGAAATCATTCGCGATGACGGGGAAATGGCGCGGCGGCCTGAGCTGGTCGAATTCGCGAAGCGGCACGAACTTCCTATAATCACAGTTAATGATCTCGTCGCTTATCGGCAAAAGCAGAATGAGCGTCCCACGCGCATATCGGTTTCACGTTTGCCGACGCGTTATGGTGATTTTACCACTCATGTTTTCAGAGCTGCGGACGGGGCAGAACACCTTTCGATTGTCATGGGGCCGGTCGAAGGGGACGGTACATTGGTCAGGATGCATTCAGAGTGCCTGACGGGCGATCTCCTCGGGTCTCTGCGATGCGATTGCGGATCCCAGCTTAATCTCGCCTTGGAGCGTATCGCGCGGGAGGGCAGAGGGGTCTTGATATATCTTCGGGGCCACGAGGGGCGGGGGATCGGGCTGACGCAAAAATTGCGCGCTTACGAGCTACAGGATCAAGGAGCGGACACAGTCGATGCGAATTTAATGCTCGGCTTGCCGGTCGACGCCCGAAACTATGGCGCCGCGGCAGGAATCCTGACTCTCCTTGGCGTGACCAGCGTCCGCCTGATGACCAACAATCCAGCCAAGACAGAAGCGCTGACCTCTCTGGGCGTCGCAATCAAAGAGGTTGTCTCTCTCCATGCGGCGGCAACGCATGAAAACATCCGCTATTTGGAAACCAAGAATCGAAGGATGCGTCATCAACTCGACCTCACTCGATTGACCCCTTCCGCCGCGGCTCGACTCCAAAACGCCTGA
- the msuE gene encoding FMN reductase, whose translation MSKVKLVTVSGGLSRPSRSAALAAAIARKLATHGAFNIHSIEIADLAPELGGVLSPKGAPPRIAEAIREIESADALVVSTPVYRGSYTGLFKHLFDLIDYEALIGKPVLLAACGGSDRHALVIDHQLRPLFSFFQSLTLPIGVFANDGDFTNYEVSNEGLEARIDLAVERSIGHLRPR comes from the coding sequence ATGAGCAAAGTGAAACTTGTCACGGTCTCGGGCGGCTTGAGTCGGCCTTCGCGCTCGGCTGCGCTCGCCGCCGCCATTGCGAGAAAGCTAGCCACTCACGGCGCTTTCAACATCCATTCCATAGAGATTGCCGATCTGGCCCCTGAACTAGGCGGCGTCCTCTCTCCGAAGGGCGCGCCCCCGCGCATCGCTGAAGCAATTCGCGAGATTGAATCGGCAGACGCGCTCGTGGTTTCGACCCCGGTCTATCGGGGATCCTACACTGGGCTTTTCAAGCATCTTTTCGATCTCATAGACTACGAGGCATTGATCGGTAAGCCTGTCCTGCTCGCGGCTTGCGGGGGGAGCGATCGCCATGCGTTGGTCATCGACCATCAGCTTCGACCGCTGTTCAGCTTCTTCCAGTCCTTGACGCTGCCGATCGGCGTTTTCGCCAATGACGGCGATTTTACAAATTACGAGGTAAGCAACGAGGGGCTCGAGGCGCGTATTGATTTGGCGGTAGAGCGCAGCATAGGGCATCTTCGACCGCGCTAG
- a CDS encoding TonB-dependent receptor, producing the protein MESVSHKASRSVSSLIMAAACACAAQAQEVLPTIDISSENAAPSASGTGIPQRDGSRRSSVGPIGARQADPSILKQATQNVSVIDRQQIELTNPTSLLDVLGQAPGVSIARSGGIGGQIYLRGFSSNSMRSPLYIDGNRLRGRNTLQLNYFAPEEIEQVEVIRGPASVLYGSDALTGLVNVVMRRPQADSSGPFRFTGGGASFGFGSAATALSTYEWVEGAGEGFSVRGGVSARKGVSYETPQGVARNSDYRSLGGSFTLGYAPTPDQRISATFRGYTETDGRAGGVGGAPGYPFLNVRQSPNELLMGRIDYSGDFAAGLFKHVEASAYVNYFDTHVLTFNASNARQRSFGDNYVVGPLVVGGRALGVMPWNIEGWGSGVTKIGGDAFHEARPGSQSSSLVAALNAAGRITAIRYTLPNQTVPDSTQTNGGVFALHEWTPIAPLTLSAGGRLDYFNTQTKTWPLASTALLASYQANSNVDRLAPTGSMGAILRLTPELDLVGNVATSFRQPTNSELFNSTATTIPNPDLKPETGLTYEGGLRFHGADATASITGFHSIYHNLILAKQVTYLGLSTYTQNQNVGSAEVDGIEVEERWQATPSLNISGNLTYLRGTNISTQTPLPYIAPLRARVGLQFAPPGGGYSLMGVVNAAAGKTRIDTSSEYKTSGYAILNLYSSFQLGALIAPELGDTTLSLGLENVFNTPYVDAATFANVSFGRSLTNPLLEPGRNFTARLSYRF; encoded by the coding sequence ATGGAAAGCGTAAGCCATAAGGCGTCTCGCAGCGTTTCATCGTTGATCATGGCGGCGGCATGCGCTTGCGCGGCGCAGGCGCAGGAAGTGCTGCCGACCATCGACATATCCTCGGAAAATGCAGCGCCTTCCGCATCGGGAACAGGCATTCCCCAGCGCGACGGAAGCCGTCGCTCGAGCGTCGGTCCGATCGGCGCTCGGCAGGCTGACCCGAGCATTCTGAAACAGGCGACGCAGAATGTCTCGGTCATCGACCGCCAGCAGATCGAACTCACTAATCCCACGAGCCTGCTCGACGTGCTCGGCCAGGCGCCGGGAGTTTCGATCGCCCGCTCGGGCGGCATCGGCGGGCAGATCTATCTGCGCGGATTCAGCTCCAACAGCATGCGGTCTCCTCTCTACATCGACGGCAATCGGCTGCGTGGCCGCAACACGCTGCAGCTCAACTATTTCGCGCCCGAGGAGATCGAGCAGGTCGAAGTCATACGTGGGCCGGCTTCAGTCCTATACGGAAGCGATGCGCTCACCGGCCTCGTCAATGTTGTCATGCGTCGGCCCCAGGCGGATTCCTCCGGTCCGTTTCGTTTCACTGGCGGCGGCGCCTCCTTCGGTTTCGGCAGCGCCGCCACGGCGCTCAGCACATATGAATGGGTCGAAGGCGCCGGCGAGGGCTTCTCGGTTCGCGGCGGGGTCAGCGCTCGCAAAGGCGTTTCTTACGAGACACCGCAGGGCGTGGCGCGGAACAGCGACTACAGAAGCCTGGGAGGCAGCTTCACTTTGGGCTATGCGCCGACGCCCGACCAACGCATCTCCGCAACCTTCCGCGGTTATACCGAAACCGACGGCCGCGCCGGAGGCGTGGGTGGAGCGCCCGGTTATCCATTTCTCAATGTGCGCCAGAGCCCCAACGAACTGCTGATGGGCCGCATCGACTACTCCGGCGACTTTGCGGCGGGCCTCTTCAAGCACGTCGAAGCGTCGGCTTACGTCAATTACTTCGACACGCATGTGCTGACGTTCAACGCCAGCAACGCGAGACAAAGGTCGTTCGGGGATAATTACGTGGTCGGACCGCTCGTTGTGGGCGGGCGCGCATTGGGCGTGATGCCGTGGAATATCGAGGGCTGGGGGAGCGGCGTCACCAAGATCGGCGGCGACGCCTTTCACGAGGCGCGGCCGGGCAGCCAATCGAGCTCGCTCGTCGCCGCTCTGAACGCCGCCGGACGCATCACGGCGATCAGATATACGCTCCCGAACCAGACGGTTCCCGATTCGACTCAGACCAACGGCGGCGTGTTCGCGTTACACGAATGGACGCCGATCGCGCCGCTCACTCTGTCGGCGGGCGGCCGCCTCGATTATTTCAATACGCAGACGAAAACCTGGCCGCTCGCATCGACGGCCTTGCTGGCCTCCTATCAGGCGAACAGCAATGTCGATAGACTCGCGCCGACGGGCAGCATGGGCGCGATCCTGCGCCTGACGCCGGAACTCGACCTCGTCGGCAATGTCGCGACATCCTTCCGGCAGCCGACCAATTCGGAACTGTTCAATTCCACCGCGACGACGATCCCGAATCCGGATCTCAAGCCCGAGACGGGCCTCACTTACGAGGGCGGGCTTCGATTCCACGGCGCCGACGCGACGGCCAGCATCACAGGGTTCCACAGCATCTATCACAATCTGATCCTGGCGAAGCAGGTCACTTATTTGGGCCTGTCCACCTATACGCAGAACCAGAATGTCGGCAGCGCCGAGGTCGACGGCATAGAAGTCGAGGAGCGTTGGCAGGCGACGCCCTCGCTCAATATCTCCGGCAATCTTACCTATCTGCGTGGGACGAATATTTCGACGCAAACGCCGCTGCCCTATATCGCGCCGCTCCGGGCGCGCGTCGGATTGCAGTTCGCGCCGCCAGGCGGCGGCTATTCGCTGATGGGCGTGGTCAACGCCGCGGCGGGGAAGACGCGCATCGACACTTCGTCCGAATACAAGACCTCCGGCTATGCGATCTTGAACCTTTATTCGAGTTTTCAACTCGGAGCGCTGATCGCGCCGGAGCTCGGCGACACGACGCTGTCATTGGGGCTGGAGAATGTCTTCAACACTCCTTATGTCGACGCAGCGACTTTCGCGAATGTCTCCTTCGGCCGGAGCCTGACCA